Proteins encoded together in one Apteryx mantelli isolate bAptMan1 chromosome 31, bAptMan1.hap1, whole genome shotgun sequence window:
- the LOC106494328 gene encoding lysosomal acid glucosylceramidase, producing MVCVCNATYCDTLDPVVLPAPGAYVKYESSKAGKRLERSEGSFRRGLHAPGLLLTLNASELYQHVKGFGGSLSDAAALNILGLSRPAQDRLLRSYFSEAGIEYNLVRLPMGCSDFSERPYSYADIPHDYELRHFKLAEEDTRMKIPILHRALAMSKRPLSLYASPWTAPAWMKSNGDIRGKGSLKGQAGDKYHRAWASYFVKFLDEYAKRNVTFWAVTAQNEPLATLLAPAKLPTVIFTAAQQRDFILRNLGPALAQSAHRTRIIILDDQRIHLPAWAQVVLGNASAARYVAGVGVHWYLDALVPARSSLEATHRLFPRHLLLYTEACSGFLTLRFTVALGCWERGDRYSHSILTVLNHFVAGWTDWNLALDLQGGPNWVRNYVDSPIIVDRSKDVFYKQPMFYHLGHFSKFIPEGSRRVGLASSRKCPLCDLEHVALLRPDGAAVLVVLNRFPWDVPFGISDPAVGFIEAVAPANSIQTYLWQRQ from the exons atggtgtgtgtgtgcaacGCCACGTACTGCGACACGCTGGACCCCGTGGTGCTGCCGGCACCCGGCGCCTACGTCAAGTACGAGAGCAGCAAGGCCGGCAAGCGGCTGGAGCGCAGCGAGGGCAGCTTCCGCCGCGGCCTCCACGCACCAG GGCTGCTGCTGACGCTCAACGCCTCCGAGCTCTACCAGCACGTGAAGGGCTTCGGCGGGTCGCTCTCGGACGCGGCCGCCCTGAACATCCTGGGGCTGTCACGGCCGGCGCAGGACAGGCTGCTCCGGTCCTACTTCTCGGAGGCAG GGATCGAGTACAACCTGGTCCGGCTGCCCATGGGCTGCAGCGACTTTTCCGAGCGCCCCTACAGCTATGCCGACATTCCCCACGACTACGAGCTGCGGCACttcaagctggcagaggaggaCACGAGGATGAAG ATCCCCATCCTGCACCGGGCCTTGGCCATGAGCAAGCGGCCACTGTCGCTCTACGCCAGCCCCTGGACCGCGCCAGCCTGGATGAAGAGCAACGGGGACATCCGTGGGAAGGGCAGCCTCAAGGGGCAGGCGGGGGACAAGTACCACCGGGCCTGGGCCAGCTACTTCGTCAA GTTCCTGGACGAGTATGCCAAGCGCAATGTGACCTTCTGGGCCGTGACAGCGCAGAACGAGCCGCTGGCGACCCTGCTGGCCCCCGCCAAGCTCCCCACCGTCATCTTCACCGCCGCGCAGCAGCGGGACTTCATCCTCCGCAACCTGGGCCCGGCACTGGCCCAGAGCGCCCACCGCACCCGGATCATCATCCTGGACGACCAGCgcatccacctgcctgcctgGGCCCAAGTG GTCCTGGGCAATGCCAGCGCCGCCCGCTACGTTGCCGGCGTCGGGGTTCACTGGTACCTGGATGCCCTGGTCCCGGCCCGCAGCAGCCTGGAGGCCACCCACCGGCTCTTCCCCCGGCACCTGCTGCTCTACACCGAGGCCTGCAGCGGGTTCCTCACGCTGCGCTTCACCGTGGCCCTGGGCTGCTGGGAGCGCGGCGACCGCTACAGCCACAGCATCCTCACG GTCCTGAACCACTTCGTGGCGGGCTGGACCGACTGGAACCTGGCGCTGGACCTGCAGGGGGGCCCCAACTGGGTCAGGAACTACGTGGACAGCCCCATCATTGTGGACCGCAGCAAGGATGTCTTCTACAAGCAGCCCATGTTCTACCACCTGGGGCACTTCAG CAAGTTCATCCCCGAGGGCTCCCGGCGCGTGGGGCTGGCCAGCAGCCGCAAGTGCCCGCTCTGCGACCTGGAGCACGTGGCCCTCCTGCGCCCCGACGGCGCCGCCGTCCTTGTGGTCCTCAACAG gtttccctgggacgTGCCGTTTGGGATCTCGGACCCCGCCGTTGGCTTCATCGAGGCCGTGGCTCCGGCCAACTCCATCCAGACCTACCTGTGGCAACGGCAGTGA
- the LOC106491398 gene encoding lysosomal acid glucosylceramidase-like, with product MWPGCTSVLGWLLLLQTVLRVAGGHPCDARDFGHGSPVCACNATYCDTLDPVALPAPGAYVKYESSKAGKRLERSEGSFQHNSWAPDFHLTLDTAQRYQKVKGFGGSVTDSAAINIQSLSKEAQERLLRSYFSEEGIEYNLVRVPMASTDFSVRLYTYADAEGDFELKHFNLTEEDTRMKIPILQAAQAVAKRPLSLYASPWTSPVWMKTNGAMTGRGTLKGSPGDKYHRTWAQYFIRFLDEYARHNLTFWAVTAGNEPTAGEIVFYPFQCLGFSPEHQRDFIARDLGPALANSSHRHVQLIILDDQRVMLPYWAQVVLRDPVAASYISGIGIHWYLDFLAPIDLTLSITHHLFPDYFLLSTEASTGSYFWEPRVVLGGWDRGSKYSHSILSNLNNYVTGWTDWNLALDLEGGPNWSKNYVDSPIIVDSSKDVFYKQPMFYHMGHFSKFIPEGSQRVGLAVTKQCRRCDLEHAAFLRPDGAVVLVVLNRSPTEVLFGISDPRAGFIEAVVPGDSIQTYLWKQPA from the exons ATGTGGCCCGGGTGCACCAGTGTATTGGGatggctcctgctgctgcagacagTGCTGCGGGTGGCAG GCGGCCACCCCTGCGACGCCCGGGACTTTGGGCACGGCTCGCCGGTGTGCGCCTGCAATGCCACGTACTGCGACACGCTGGACCCCGTGGCGCTGCCGGCGCCTGGCGCCTACGTCAAGTACGAGAGCAGCAAGGCCGGCAAGCGGCTGGAGCGCAGCGAGGGCAGCTTCCAGCACAACTCCTGGGCACCAG ATTTCCACCTCACCCTGGACACAGCGCAGCGGTACCAGAAGGTGAAGGGCTTCGGCGGCTCCGTCACTGACTCGGCGGCTATAAACATCCAGTCGCTGTCCAAGGAGGCCCAGGAGCGCCTGCTCCGCTCCTACTTCTCCGAGGAAG GCATTGAGTACAACCTGGTGCGCGTCCCCATGGCCAGCACTGACTTCTCCGTGCGCCTCTACACCTACGCCGATGCCGAGGGCGACTTCGAGCTGAAGCACTTCAATCTGACGGAGGAGGACACGCGGATGAAG ATCCCCATCCTGCAGGCAGCCCAGGCGGTGGCCAAGCGGCCGCTGTCGCTCTACGCCAGCCCCTGGACCTCGCCGGTGTGGATGAAGACCAACGGGGCCATGACGGGCCGCGGCACGCTCAAGGGCAGCCCCGGGGACAAGTACCACCGGACCTGGGCGCAGTACTTCATCCG CTTCCTGGACGAGTACGCCAGGCACAACCTGACCTTCTGGGCCGTGACGGCGGGGAACGAGCCCACGGCCGGCGAGATCGTCTTCTACCCCTTCCAGTGCCTGGGCTTCTCCCCCGAGCACCAGCGGGACTTCATCGCGCGGGACCTGGGCCCCGCGCTGGCCAACAGCTCCCACCGCCACGTCCAGCTCATCATCCTGGACGACCAGCGGGTGATGCTGCCCTACTGGGCGCAGGTG gtgCTCCGCGACCCCGTGGCCGCCAGCTACATCAGCGGCATCGGCATCCACTGGTACCTGGACTTCCTGGCGCCCATCGACCTCACGCTCTCCATCACCCACCACCTCTTCCCGGATTACTTCCTCCTGTCCACGGAGGCCTCCACCGGCTCCTACTTCTGGGAGCCCAGGGTGGTGCTGGGTGGCTGGGACCGCGGCAGCAAGTACAGCCACAGCATCCTCTCG AACCTCAACAACTACGTGACGGGCTGGACCGACTGGAACCTGGCACTGGACCTGGAGGGGGGCCCCAACTGGAGCAAGAACTACGTGGACAGCCCCATCATCGTGGACAGCAGCAAAGACGTCTTCTACAAGCAGCCCATGTTCTACCACATGGGGCATTTCAG CAAGTTCATCCCCGAGGGCTCCCAGCGCGTGGGGCTGGCCGTCACCAAGCAGTGCCGCCGCTGCGACCTGGAGCACGCGGCTTTCCTGCGCCCCGACGGTGCTGTCGTCCTCGTGGTCCTCAACAG gtcccccacgGAGGTGCTGTTCGGGATCTCAGACCCCCGTGCCGGGTTCATCGAGGCCGTGGTGCCGGGCGACTCCATCCAGACCTACTTGTGGAAGCAGCCAGCCTAG
- the MTX1 gene encoding metaxin-1 isoform X1 yields MAAPMELFCWAGGWGLPSVDPDCLAVLVSAAAAAGAAPARLGPARFSPARRSPLLQTYARFTGAPLKVHRIANPWRSPSGSLPALKTKDEGVISKMQQIITHLRKQKYNADYDLSAKQGADTLAFVSLLEEKLLPVLIHTFWVDAKNYVEHTRKWYAETIPFPLNFFLPNCMHKQHLERLQLMWGDGYMEDEEKLEKELYRDARECLTLLSQRLGSQKFFFGDSPASLDAFVFSRLAPLLKAKLPNGKLQQHLKSLQNLCNYCASILSLYFPWDGGDPLASAPRAAAADGGSDAEDDPHKRRNQVLSVLLGLGAMLGYAFLSGIVSIQRGTAGPAARRPVTIEEDEDEEEE; encoded by the exons ATGGCGGCGCCCATGGAGCTGTTCTGCTGggccgggggctgggggctgccctcGGTGGACCCCGACTGCCTGGCCGTGCTggtgagcgcggcggcggctgccggggccgccccggctcggctcggTCCGGCCCGGTTCAGCCCGGCCCGACGCTCTCCTCTCTTGCAGACGTACGCGCGGTTCACGGGGGCGCCGCTGAAGGTGCACCGGATCGCCAACCCCTGGAGGAGCCCCTCCG GCAGCCTGCCCGCTCTGAAGACAAAGGACGAAGGCGTCATCTCCAAAATGCAACAGATCATAACCCACCTCAGGAAGCAG AAGTATAACGCCGACTACGACCTCTCGGCTAAGCAGGGAGCGGACACGCTGGCCTTTGTGTCGCTGCTAGAAGAGAAGCTGCTGCCCGTGCTG ATCCACACGTTCTGGGTGGATGCCAAGAACTACGTGGAGCACACGCGGAAATGGTACGCGGAAACCATTCCCTTCCCGCTGAACTTCTTCCTGCCCAACTGCATGCACAAGCAGCACCTGGAGCGGCTGCAGCTTATGTGGGGAGATGGCTACATGGAGGATGAGGAGAAGCTGGAGAAGGAG CTGTACCGTGATGCTCGGGAATGCCTGACGCTCCTGTCCCAGCGCCTCGGGTCCCAGAAGTTTTTCTTCGGAGACTC GCCTGCCTCCCTCGACGCGTTTGTCTTCAGCCGCCTGGCGCCGCTCCTGAAGGCGAAACTGCCCAATGGAAAACTGCAGCAGCACCTGAAGTCCCTGCAGAACCTGTGCAACTACTGCGCCTCCATCCTCAGCCTCTACTTCCCCTGGGACGGAG GCGACCCGCTGGCCAGCGCTCCCAGGGCTGCGGCGGCCGATGGCGGCAGCGACGCGGAGGACGACCCCCACAAGCGGCGCAACCAGGTGCTgtcggtgctgctggggctgggggccatgCTGGGCTACGCCTTCCTCAGCGGCATCGTCTCCATCCAGCGGGGCACCGCGgggcccgctgcccgccggcccgTCACCATcgaggaggacgaggacgaggaggaggagtgA
- the MTX1 gene encoding metaxin-1 isoform X2, with product MAAPMELFCWAGGWGLPSVDPDCLAVLTYARFTGAPLKVHRIANPWRSPSGSLPALKTKDEGVISKMQQIITHLRKQKYNADYDLSAKQGADTLAFVSLLEEKLLPVLIHTFWVDAKNYVEHTRKWYAETIPFPLNFFLPNCMHKQHLERLQLMWGDGYMEDEEKLEKELYRDARECLTLLSQRLGSQKFFFGDSPASLDAFVFSRLAPLLKAKLPNGKLQQHLKSLQNLCNYCASILSLYFPWDGGDPLASAPRAAAADGGSDAEDDPHKRRNQVLSVLLGLGAMLGYAFLSGIVSIQRGTAGPAARRPVTIEEDEDEEEE from the exons ATGGCGGCGCCCATGGAGCTGTTCTGCTGggccgggggctgggggctgccctcGGTGGACCCCGACTGCCTGGCCGTGCTg ACGTACGCGCGGTTCACGGGGGCGCCGCTGAAGGTGCACCGGATCGCCAACCCCTGGAGGAGCCCCTCCG GCAGCCTGCCCGCTCTGAAGACAAAGGACGAAGGCGTCATCTCCAAAATGCAACAGATCATAACCCACCTCAGGAAGCAG AAGTATAACGCCGACTACGACCTCTCGGCTAAGCAGGGAGCGGACACGCTGGCCTTTGTGTCGCTGCTAGAAGAGAAGCTGCTGCCCGTGCTG ATCCACACGTTCTGGGTGGATGCCAAGAACTACGTGGAGCACACGCGGAAATGGTACGCGGAAACCATTCCCTTCCCGCTGAACTTCTTCCTGCCCAACTGCATGCACAAGCAGCACCTGGAGCGGCTGCAGCTTATGTGGGGAGATGGCTACATGGAGGATGAGGAGAAGCTGGAGAAGGAG CTGTACCGTGATGCTCGGGAATGCCTGACGCTCCTGTCCCAGCGCCTCGGGTCCCAGAAGTTTTTCTTCGGAGACTC GCCTGCCTCCCTCGACGCGTTTGTCTTCAGCCGCCTGGCGCCGCTCCTGAAGGCGAAACTGCCCAATGGAAAACTGCAGCAGCACCTGAAGTCCCTGCAGAACCTGTGCAACTACTGCGCCTCCATCCTCAGCCTCTACTTCCCCTGGGACGGAG GCGACCCGCTGGCCAGCGCTCCCAGGGCTGCGGCGGCCGATGGCGGCAGCGACGCGGAGGACGACCCCCACAAGCGGCGCAACCAGGTGCTgtcggtgctgctggggctgggggccatgCTGGGCTACGCCTTCCTCAGCGGCATCGTCTCCATCCAGCGGGGCACCGCGgggcccgctgcccgccggcccgTCACCATcgaggaggacgaggacgaggaggaggagtgA